A window of Amycolatopsis australiensis contains these coding sequences:
- a CDS encoding methylated-DNA--[protein]-cysteine S-methyltransferase: protein MKHTVTDSPIGPLTLVGTADVVTGVYFPGHWTRPDRAAFGTRDDSAFPEAVLQLKEYFAGQRRDFAVPTRAEGPDFDRAVWAEIAKIPYGSTATYGDLARAIGGLPHEVGAAVGRNPLSILVACHRVVGKDGKLTGYAGGLQRKQFLLELERPPAADHGRLW from the coding sequence ATGAAACACACCGTGACCGATTCCCCGATCGGCCCGCTGACCCTCGTCGGCACCGCCGACGTCGTGACCGGCGTTTACTTCCCCGGCCACTGGACACGTCCGGACCGGGCGGCGTTCGGCACGCGGGACGATTCGGCCTTCCCCGAGGCCGTTCTGCAGCTGAAGGAGTACTTCGCCGGGCAGCGCAGAGACTTCGCCGTGCCGACACGCGCCGAGGGCCCGGACTTCGACCGCGCCGTCTGGGCCGAGATCGCGAAGATCCCGTACGGCTCGACCGCCACATACGGCGATCTCGCCCGGGCGATCGGCGGCCTTCCGCACGAGGTCGGCGCGGCAGTAGGAAGAAACCCGCTGAGCATCCTCGTGGCATGTCACCGGGTCGTCGGCAAAGACGGAAAACTCACCGGGTACGCGGGCGGGCTGCAGCGCAAGCAGTTCCTCCTCGAACTCGAGCGGCCCCCCGCTGCCGACCACGGCCGGCTCTGGTGA
- a CDS encoding LysE/ArgO family amino acid transporter — translation MLALLVAGFGTGLSLIVAIGSQNAFLLQQGLRGGAVAPLVVICAVSDLVLIGLGVSGIGAVLQQWPTAIGVIAVGGGLFLLGYGVLAARRAFRPSVMTVGEERTPLRKAVLACIAFTWLNPHVYLDTVLLLGSVAVAHGDGRWLFGLGAGIASAVWFSALGFGARRLAGVFARPAAWRVLDVLIAVTMTALGATMLLSHV, via the coding sequence ACCGGCCTGTCCCTCATCGTCGCCATCGGCTCCCAGAACGCCTTCCTGCTGCAGCAGGGGCTGCGCGGGGGCGCCGTGGCACCGCTGGTGGTCATCTGCGCGGTGTCGGATCTCGTGTTGATCGGGCTGGGGGTGAGCGGGATCGGGGCGGTGCTGCAGCAGTGGCCGACGGCGATCGGGGTGATCGCCGTCGGCGGCGGGCTGTTCCTGCTCGGCTACGGCGTGCTCGCCGCGCGGCGGGCGTTCCGGCCGTCGGTCATGACTGTCGGGGAGGAACGGACGCCGTTGCGCAAGGCCGTGCTGGCCTGCATCGCCTTCACGTGGCTGAACCCGCACGTCTACCTCGACACAGTTTTGCTGCTGGGCTCGGTGGCGGTCGCCCACGGCGACGGGCGCTGGCTGTTCGGCCTCGGTGCCGGGATCGCCAGCGCGGTCTGGTTCAGCGCTCTCGGCTTCGGCGCACGGCGTCTTGCCGGTGTCTTCGCGCGGCCGGCGGCTTGGCGCGTGCTCGACGTCCTCATCGCCGTGACGATGACCGCCCTCGGCGCGACGATGCTGCTGAGTCACGTGTGA